Proteins co-encoded in one Saprospira grandis genomic window:
- a CDS encoding permease, translating to MFQFLEDGAAYFVRLIGLSVDSPFGAALHFFLYDSVKIIILLLLITQLMGLVNHYLPTARIRSFLSKNKLFGLDYVFAAFLGAITPFCSCSSVPLFIGFLRGGLPLGLTFTFLIVSPLVNEIALAYFLAAWGWKFTLFYLFAAMTLAILAGWSIALFRLDSWLSPWLQEALAKTQAVQQQQFKAGKPNFLAIWQEALGTLKKLLPYILVGIALGAFLHGYTPEGFLENYLPKNSFWSVPLATVLAIPLYNNAAGILPLLEVLIQKGIPLGTAMAFMMATIGLSFPEAMLLKKVMQWRLIVLFFSLVALLIILLGFLFNAVAPYLI from the coding sequence ATGTTCCAGTTTTTGGAAGATGGGGCGGCCTATTTTGTTCGTCTAATTGGCCTTTCGGTCGATTCGCCATTTGGGGCGGCCCTACACTTTTTTCTCTACGATAGCGTCAAGATTATTATTCTGCTTTTGCTCATTACGCAACTGATGGGCTTGGTCAATCATTATTTGCCCACGGCCCGCATCCGTAGCTTTTTGAGTAAGAATAAGCTTTTTGGCCTCGATTATGTTTTTGCCGCTTTCTTAGGGGCCATTACGCCTTTTTGCTCTTGCTCTTCGGTCCCGCTTTTTATTGGCTTTTTGCGTGGCGGCCTGCCCTTGGGCCTGACCTTCACTTTTCTGATTGTCTCGCCTTTGGTCAATGAAATTGCCTTGGCCTATTTTCTGGCGGCCTGGGGCTGGAAGTTTACGCTCTTCTACCTTTTTGCCGCTATGACGCTGGCCATTTTGGCGGGTTGGAGCATTGCTTTGTTTCGCCTAGATAGCTGGCTGAGCCCCTGGCTACAAGAGGCTTTGGCCAAAACTCAGGCGGTTCAACAACAGCAGTTTAAGGCTGGGAAACCCAATTTTTTGGCTATTTGGCAAGAGGCTCTGGGCACGCTCAAAAAGTTGCTGCCCTATATTTTGGTCGGTATTGCCCTAGGCGCCTTTTTACATGGTTATACACCAGAGGGTTTTCTCGAAAACTATTTGCCCAAAAACAGCTTTTGGTCGGTGCCTCTAGCTACGGTCCTCGCTATTCCACTCTACAACAATGCTGCGGGTATCTTGCCTTTACTCGAGGTACTCATCCAAAAAGGTATTCCCTTGGGCACGGCTATGGCCTTTATGATGGCCACTATTGGCCTGTCTTTTCCCGAGGCCATGTTGCTTAAAAAGGTCATGCAATGGCGACTCATTGTCCTCTTTTTTAGCCTAGTCGCCCTACTCATTATTTTATTGGGCTTCCTATTTAATGCAGTAGCCCCTTATTTAATTTAA
- a CDS encoding aromatic aminobenezylarsenical efflux permease ArsG family transporter, with translation MDFLDTLAHTKELPALAAFALGLLTAISPCPLTTNITATAYIAKSIEGPKATLWAGLAYTLGRSLVYLLILLVLGFGASQFELALFLQTKGERFLGPVLLLLGLFMLGWIPLPKLGQAGLGQWGQKLGFKGYSGAFGLGILFALAFCPYSGALFFGALVPLALQEGTQAWLMGLLFSIGTALPVLFFAYLLAFSAHKMSRYFKQIQTLERYVRKLTGLLFLAAGLYFIYIFFFA, from the coding sequence ATGGATTTTCTAGATACCCTGGCCCACACTAAGGAATTACCCGCCTTGGCCGCTTTTGCCTTGGGCCTACTGACCGCTATTAGTCCCTGCCCACTGACGACCAATATTACGGCCACGGCTTATATTGCCAAATCTATAGAGGGACCAAAAGCTACGCTTTGGGCTGGTTTGGCCTATACCTTGGGCCGAAGCTTGGTCTATTTGCTGATTTTATTGGTTTTGGGCTTTGGCGCCAGCCAATTTGAGCTTGCGCTTTTCTTACAAACTAAGGGCGAACGCTTTTTAGGCCCCGTTTTACTCTTGCTGGGCTTGTTTATGCTGGGCTGGATCCCCCTGCCCAAATTGGGCCAAGCAGGCCTGGGCCAATGGGGACAAAAACTGGGTTTTAAGGGCTATAGTGGGGCCTTTGGCTTGGGCATTCTCTTCGCGCTGGCTTTTTGTCCCTATAGTGGTGCCCTTTTCTTTGGTGCCTTGGTTCCCCTAGCCTTACAAGAAGGAACCCAAGCCTGGCTGATGGGCCTCCTCTTTTCTATCGGAACCGCCCTGCCCGTCCTCTTTTTTGCTTACCTACTGGCCTTTTCGGCCCATAAGATGAGTCGCTATTTTAAGCAGATCCAAACCCTAGAACGCTATGTCCGCAAACTGACGGGCTTGCTCTTTTTGGCGGCTGGACTCTATTTTATCTATATTTTCTTTTTCGCTTAA
- the arsB gene encoding ACR3 family arsenite efflux transporter, producing MKYLDKYLTVWIFMAMLLGLLLGKFIPNWGEILASWEYQEVNIPLAIGLILMMYPPLAKVDYRLLPALLKNTKVLGLSLVLNWIIGPFLMFGLAVLFFADQPMYMTGLILIGLARCIAMVLVWNDLAKGNKEYAAALVALNSLFQLLAYGAYALFFINYLPAWLGIELDEIPEIPFHYLLKTVGIYLGIPLALGGLSRFLGQKYWGKTNYEQKFLPKIGPLTLLFLLFTIVLMFSLKADIIIELPLQVLHLALPLSLYFVLMFLLGFFISRWQKVPYDQNVAVSFTAAGNNFELAIVVAIALFGLDSIAAFVAVVGPLIEVPALILLVRLAFYLKGKYYGHL from the coding sequence ATGAAATATCTAGATAAATACCTGACCGTATGGATTTTTATGGCCATGTTACTAGGGCTACTGTTGGGGAAATTTATTCCCAATTGGGGCGAAATTCTGGCTAGTTGGGAATATCAAGAAGTGAATATCCCTTTAGCTATTGGATTGATTTTAATGATGTACCCGCCCTTGGCCAAGGTAGACTATCGGCTATTGCCAGCGCTTTTGAAGAATACAAAGGTATTGGGGCTTTCTTTGGTCCTCAACTGGATAATTGGCCCCTTTCTGATGTTTGGCCTTGCGGTTTTGTTCTTTGCCGATCAACCTATGTATATGACGGGCCTTATTCTCATTGGCTTGGCCCGCTGTATTGCTATGGTCTTGGTTTGGAACGATTTGGCCAAGGGAAATAAAGAATATGCCGCCGCTTTGGTGGCTCTCAATAGCCTGTTTCAACTTTTGGCTTATGGGGCCTATGCGCTATTTTTTATTAACTATTTGCCAGCTTGGCTAGGCATTGAGCTAGATGAGATTCCAGAAATTCCATTTCATTATTTGCTCAAAACGGTGGGCATATATTTAGGAATTCCCCTTGCGCTAGGTGGATTAAGCCGCTTTTTAGGGCAAAAATATTGGGGCAAAACCAATTATGAGCAAAAGTTTTTGCCCAAGATAGGCCCGCTAACGCTGCTCTTCCTCTTATTTACTATTGTCTTGATGTTTTCGCTCAAGGCAGATATCATTATTGAATTGCCCTTGCAGGTTTTGCATTTGGCTCTTCCGCTCAGCCTCTATTTTGTTCTGATGTTTTTATTGGGCTTCTTCATTAGCCGCTGGCAAAAGGTCCCTTATGATCAGAATGTGGCTGTCTCCTTCACGGCAGCAGGCAACAACTTTGAGCTAGCTATTGTGGTGGCTATTGCCCTTTTTGGCCTAGATTCTATTGCCGCTTTTGTGGCTGTTGTGGGCCCATTGATTGAGGTTCCCGCCCTTATTTTATTGGTCCGCTTGGCTTTCTACCTCAAAGGAAAATATTATGGCCATCTGTAA
- a CDS encoding rhodanese-like domain-containing protein, with translation MNPVFFATVLTVAAIFIWLFFIRGKRQKQQLPPFYNLDIEDWLQALEQRPNAILLDIRGNAALGRDSIPNAVLVNFEQRPEFVEFLHGLDLDQPYFVYCEQGQWAAKACEVMYNNGFKQLYALRGGFAAWQVAQGKDWTI, from the coding sequence ATGAATCCTGTTTTTTTTGCTACGGTACTGACCGTTGCTGCCATTTTTATCTGGCTGTTTTTTATTCGAGGAAAAAGACAAAAACAGCAGCTTCCGCCTTTTTATAATCTAGACATTGAGGATTGGTTGCAGGCCTTAGAGCAGCGCCCCAATGCCATTTTGCTAGATATTAGAGGCAATGCCGCTCTGGGTCGAGATAGTATCCCCAATGCGGTATTGGTAAATTTTGAGCAAAGGCCAGAGTTTGTAGAATTTCTACATGGCCTAGATCTAGACCAGCCCTATTTTGTATATTGCGAGCAGGGCCAATGGGCCGCCAAAGCCTGCGAGGTGATGTACAATAATGGTTTTAAGCAGCTCTATGCCTTGCGAGGTGGCTTTGCCGCTTGGCAGGTAGCGCAGGGCAAGGACTGGACAATCTAA
- a CDS encoding tetratricopeptide repeat protein has translation MLTLLRQIKWMAIWPHLIVFALFIALLRAFGLGWDMAPWLGALLYLGLSVLLQNIIPHHHRSGMKALQNEDYELARQAFSCSYDYFKQHAWLDDYRSFFILSISNMSYKEMALINYALCYFQEDRWEEARAAYERVLSEYPNSRMAQDAIDYINNPDTEEEEEEELY, from the coding sequence ATGCTCACTTTACTCCGACAAATTAAGTGGATGGCCATTTGGCCTCACCTTATCGTTTTTGCCCTTTTTATTGCTTTGCTCCGAGCCTTTGGCTTGGGCTGGGATATGGCGCCTTGGTTGGGCGCCCTGCTCTATTTGGGCCTCTCTGTTTTGCTCCAAAATATTATCCCTCATCATCATCGCTCGGGCATGAAGGCCCTGCAAAATGAAGATTATGAGCTGGCCCGACAGGCCTTTAGCTGTAGCTACGATTATTTTAAACAGCATGCCTGGCTAGACGATTACCGCTCTTTCTTTATCCTCAGTATCTCTAATATGAGCTATAAGGAAATGGCCCTGATTAACTATGCCCTCTGCTATTTTCAGGAAGACCGCTGGGAAGAAGCCCGCGCCGCCTACGAACGCGTATTGTCCGAATACCCCAATAGCCGAATGGCCCAAGATGCTATTGATTATATAAATAATCCAGATACAGAAGAAGAGGAAGAAGAAGAGCTCTACTAA
- a CDS encoding phosphatase, which yields MPIYPKLLKQIEQLDKEVRYYPPDRFASIIAALRAAPKGSQLYFVCRHNSRRSQFAEFWAHLFNHYFGLNFQIHSAGTVVGPLAAQTTATLQQLGFSLVKGHLYWAEGKGSRLESKLWAINAQSEVPIYAFMLCSEVEADCPYLPEAYQRFSLPYEDPSKVDGQDRAAFVYRQRAEEIGRDLFYIFSKCS from the coding sequence ATGCCTATTTATCCAAAACTTCTCAAGCAAATTGAGCAATTAGATAAAGAGGTTAGGTATTACCCTCCTGATCGTTTTGCTTCAATTATAGCTGCCTTAAGGGCTGCGCCAAAAGGTAGCCAGCTTTATTTTGTGTGTCGCCACAACAGCCGAAGAAGTCAATTTGCAGAATTTTGGGCGCATTTGTTCAACCATTATTTTGGGTTGAATTTTCAGATTCATTCTGCGGGAACAGTGGTAGGTCCTTTGGCAGCTCAAACTACTGCTACCCTTCAGCAGTTGGGCTTTTCACTAGTTAAGGGGCACTTATATTGGGCTGAGGGGAAGGGGAGTCGCCTAGAAAGTAAACTTTGGGCTATAAATGCGCAGAGCGAAGTGCCCATTTATGCATTTATGCTTTGTAGTGAAGTAGAGGCGGACTGTCCTTATTTACCTGAGGCTTATCAGCGTTTTTCATTGCCTTATGAGGATCCTTCTAAGGTAGATGGCCAAGATCGAGCGGCCTTTGTATATCGTCAAAGAGCAGAAGAAATAGGGCGAGACCTCTTTTATATTTTTAGTAAATGCAGCTAA
- a CDS encoding thioredoxin family protein, with the protein MKSVKVLGTGCAKCKQLYQLIADYKAKHQFDFELEKVEDIMDIMAYDVMGTPALVIDEKPSFVGLPSKQELAKLLNAN; encoded by the coding sequence ATGAAATCTGTTAAAGTTTTGGGCACGGGCTGTGCCAAATGCAAGCAACTCTACCAACTGATTGCGGACTACAAAGCTAAGCATCAGTTTGATTTTGAGCTAGAAAAGGTAGAGGACATCATGGATATTATGGCTTATGATGTCATGGGCACTCCTGCCTTGGTCATTGATGAAAAGCCTTCTTTTGTGGGCCTTCCTTCTAAGCAGGAGCTGGCCAAACTGCTAAACGCCAACTAG
- a CDS encoding ArsR/SmtB family transcription factor, whose translation MASSKTELFSSEQNEMAKLAKALAHPARIAILERLISANACITSDLVEELGLAQATVSQHLKALKEAGLIQGNIEGVRRNYCINKAGWKKLQNTLGPLIAGPELLNSDKNCC comes from the coding sequence ATGGCGAGCAGCAAAACAGAGCTTTTTAGTAGCGAGCAAAACGAAATGGCCAAATTGGCTAAGGCATTAGCGCATCCCGCTAGAATCGCTATTCTAGAGCGCCTCATTTCTGCCAATGCTTGCATTACTAGCGATTTGGTGGAGGAGCTTGGCTTGGCCCAAGCTACCGTTAGCCAACACCTTAAGGCCCTGAAGGAAGCTGGCCTGATTCAAGGAAATATTGAGGGGGTTCGCCGTAATTATTGTATCAATAAAGCAGGCTGGAAAAAGCTGCAAAACACCCTAGGTCCACTGATCGCAGGCCCAGAATTGTTAAATTCTGATAAAAATTGCTGCTAA
- a CDS encoding peptide MFS transporter, with protein sequence MHPYTIMTIAWVASIAWIAFVILTNRKAHPKALFYLFFVEMWERFSYYGMRALLVLYMTKGMLEYDYDQAYSVYGAYGSMVYATPLIGGLLAERFMGYRKAIMWGVILIMIGHFLMAFEHEYIFLTALAMLILGNGFFKPNISSMIGKFYSRTDPRRDGAFTLFYMGINIGAFLSGLTCGVVGEIEGWHWGFSLAGVGMLLGLIIFWMAQRSGVLEDKGYAPHEAIEDEVGDEEVPSYTLEENASSPKLLGLPVNWAIYIVSLLVVPLVWFLLQSHGLLDVIVLLMGCGMIGYLIFTSLSYDKVQRERLWVVLTLFFFTIIFWTFFELAGSALTVFTDNNVAKTSFLTTTMFQSLNPLYIMMFAPVFSFMWIQLAKAKKEPAAPVKFGIALVLLGAGFLVLKLGEGMATAGMIPAIFMALLYLLHTLGELALSPVGLSLVTKLSPAKVVGFIMGFWLMSTSFAHLAGAKIAQMTNVDMSELMVETERLDRFNNSMENEDIKTAMLANKEVYKMYVGSSEDTTKMKELGFTAEDALKTHSVQEFVLSDFFLAELNKNGDKYHAVTVADKAIMEEAAKQEEGLYKEGLIKKAKISFLSTDASLKTKEPKQFPKDQIEEMMAASPNAAVSKTVAEDTLVICINVFMILGFVAIGGGVFLILLSGVVKRWMHGIN encoded by the coding sequence ATGCATCCTTATACTATCATGACGATAGCTTGGGTGGCTAGCATCGCTTGGATCGCTTTTGTGATTCTGACGAACCGTAAGGCCCACCCCAAAGCTCTTTTCTACCTCTTCTTTGTGGAAATGTGGGAGCGCTTTTCTTACTACGGTATGCGTGCCCTCTTGGTCCTCTATATGACCAAAGGTATGCTCGAATATGATTATGACCAAGCCTATAGCGTTTATGGAGCCTATGGCTCTATGGTGTACGCTACTCCACTTATCGGGGGATTATTAGCCGAGCGCTTTATGGGCTACCGAAAAGCCATTATGTGGGGAGTCATCCTGATAATGATTGGCCACTTCCTCATGGCTTTTGAACATGAATATATTTTCCTCACCGCCCTCGCTATGCTGATTCTCGGTAATGGCTTCTTTAAACCGAATATCTCGAGTATGATCGGTAAGTTCTATTCTAGAACGGACCCCCGCCGAGATGGTGCCTTTACGCTCTTTTATATGGGAATCAATATCGGTGCTTTCCTTTCTGGCCTTACCTGTGGGGTGGTCGGAGAGATCGAAGGTTGGCACTGGGGCTTCTCTCTAGCTGGTGTAGGAATGCTTTTGGGCCTGATCATTTTCTGGATGGCCCAGCGCTCTGGAGTACTAGAAGATAAGGGGTATGCCCCTCATGAAGCCATTGAAGATGAAGTGGGCGATGAAGAGGTGCCCTCTTATACCCTAGAGGAAAATGCAAGCTCTCCAAAATTGCTAGGCCTTCCTGTCAATTGGGCGATTTATATTGTTAGTTTGCTGGTGGTGCCTCTCGTTTGGTTCCTCCTCCAAAGCCATGGCCTACTCGATGTTATTGTTTTGCTCATGGGATGCGGTATGATCGGCTACCTGATCTTTACTTCTTTGAGCTACGATAAGGTCCAAAGAGAACGCCTCTGGGTGGTCCTTACACTCTTCTTCTTTACCATTATTTTCTGGACCTTCTTCGAGCTAGCGGGTAGTGCGCTTACCGTATTTACCGATAATAATGTGGCCAAAACGAGCTTCCTGACGACCACCATGTTCCAGTCGCTCAACCCGCTTTATATCATGATGTTTGCCCCTGTTTTCTCCTTTATGTGGATTCAGTTGGCCAAGGCTAAAAAGGAACCCGCCGCTCCCGTGAAGTTCGGTATTGCCCTTGTTCTTTTGGGTGCCGGTTTCTTGGTCCTCAAACTCGGAGAAGGAATGGCCACTGCAGGGATGATCCCCGCTATATTTATGGCCCTTTTGTACCTTCTCCACACTTTGGGCGAATTGGCCCTCTCTCCCGTGGGCCTCTCGCTAGTCACTAAGCTTTCTCCCGCCAAAGTGGTGGGCTTTATCATGGGCTTCTGGCTGATGTCTACTTCTTTTGCGCATTTGGCTGGAGCCAAAATTGCCCAAATGACCAATGTAGATATGTCTGAGCTGATGGTGGAAACCGAACGCCTCGACCGCTTCAACAATAGCATGGAAAATGAAGATATCAAAACCGCCATGCTGGCCAATAAAGAGGTCTACAAAATGTATGTAGGTAGCTCTGAAGATACCACCAAAATGAAGGAGCTTGGCTTTACCGCCGAAGATGCCCTGAAAACACATTCTGTACAGGAGTTCGTTCTTAGCGATTTCTTCCTCGCAGAACTCAACAAAAATGGCGATAAGTACCATGCCGTTACTGTGGCCGATAAAGCCATTATGGAAGAGGCCGCCAAACAGGAAGAAGGCCTCTATAAAGAAGGCCTCATCAAAAAAGCAAAAATTAGCTTCCTCTCTACCGATGCTAGCCTCAAAACAAAAGAGCCTAAGCAGTTCCCCAAAGATCAAATCGAAGAGATGATGGCCGCTAGCCCCAATGCCGCTGTATCCAAAACTGTGGCCGAGGATACGCTAGTGATCTGTATCAACGTATTTATGATTCTTGGTTTTGTTGCCATTGGTGGCGGCGTATTCCTCATCCTCCTCTCTGGAGTGGTGAAACGCTGGATGCACGGGATCAACTAA
- a CDS encoding nitrophenyl compound nitroreductase subunit ArsF family protein, with the protein MKLLSLSIPFFLIVLFASACGEATPPAEIPQTVQAAIPPTVEEAERPPYHLFLLETYTKRRCKTCNTIEARTKKVLAEHFAQELQEHKLVYQFMSVEEADNYELAKKFEASGTGLYLQTVTPTTEHILDLTDFAFSSATKDDSHFEDELKLEIENALNQLAQ; encoded by the coding sequence ATGAAATTACTTTCGCTCTCTATTCCCTTCTTTTTGATCGTTCTTTTCGCTTCTGCCTGTGGAGAGGCTACGCCCCCCGCAGAAATTCCCCAAACCGTACAAGCGGCTATTCCACCCACTGTTGAAGAGGCCGAACGTCCTCCTTATCATCTTTTTCTCTTAGAAACTTATACTAAGCGTCGCTGCAAAACTTGTAATACAATCGAGGCAAGGACCAAAAAGGTCTTGGCCGAACATTTTGCCCAAGAACTCCAAGAGCATAAGCTGGTCTATCAATTTATGAGTGTAGAAGAGGCCGATAATTATGAGTTGGCCAAGAAGTTTGAGGCTTCTGGCACTGGCCTTTATTTGCAAACCGTTACGCCTACTACCGAGCATATTCTGGACCTTACCGATTTTGCTTTTAGTAGCGCCACTAAAGACGATAGCCATTTTGAGGATGAGCTCAAGCTCGAAATTGAAAATGCACTTAATCAGTTAGCTCAATAG
- a CDS encoding DUF6428 family protein: protein MKLSALKTYLGQVEDLTVLQQDGQPIPAHFHLTELGEVQKRFMDCGGQLREQKELVLQFWVDNDVEHRLAPSKMLKIIELAEEKLQLADLELAVEYQGPQSLEYYWLDLNASGQLILNAKQTDCLAKEACGISFEEEKKSSCCGPNSGCC, encoded by the coding sequence ATGAAACTATCAGCATTAAAAACTTATTTGGGGCAAGTTGAAGACCTTACTGTTTTGCAACAAGACGGGCAGCCCATTCCCGCGCATTTTCATTTGACTGAGTTGGGAGAAGTTCAAAAAAGATTTATGGATTGTGGTGGACAGCTCCGAGAACAAAAGGAGTTGGTCCTACAATTTTGGGTGGATAATGATGTAGAGCATCGTTTGGCGCCTAGCAAAATGCTTAAAATCATTGAGTTGGCAGAAGAAAAGCTGCAATTGGCGGATTTAGAATTGGCTGTAGAGTATCAGGGACCGCAGAGTTTAGAGTATTATTGGCTAGACCTAAACGCCTCTGGGCAGCTTATTCTGAATGCTAAGCAAACAGATTGTTTGGCCAAAGAGGCTTGTGGGATTTCCTTTGAGGAGGAGAAAAAATCTTCTTGTTGTGGACCAAACTCTGGCTGCTGTTAA
- a CDS encoding rhodanese-like domain-containing protein, with the protein MSFPNLGPAEFKAAFEADENAVVLDVRTPDEIAEGKIEGAIELNFFDDNFQQEVLKLDANKSYYIYCRSGRRSASACAFLAQNGYAKVTNLDGGMMAWEVAKV; encoded by the coding sequence ATGAGCTTTCCTAATCTAGGTCCTGCCGAATTTAAGGCAGCCTTTGAAGCCGATGAAAACGCTGTTGTACTAGACGTACGCACTCCCGATGAGATTGCCGAAGGTAAGATTGAGGGAGCGATTGAGCTCAACTTCTTCGACGACAATTTCCAACAGGAGGTCCTTAAATTGGACGCCAACAAATCTTATTACATTTACTGCCGCTCTGGCCGTCGTTCAGCTAGTGCCTGCGCATTTTTGGCCCAAAATGGCTATGCCAAAGTCACGAATTTGGACGGAGGTATGATGGCTTGGGAAGTAGCCAAAGTATAA
- a CDS encoding TerC family protein, with protein MFEGLAELIASPQAWTALLTLTFMEVILGIDNIVFISIVANKLSKEEQPKARNIGLLLAMVLRVILLFGISIMLQYLTASWGDLHILSFHAQPNGQAIVLILGGVFLLYKTIKEIHHKLEGHNPDNNDGTGAKLMDVIIQITIINMVFSVDSILTAIGLTQDLTQSDLNALPVMILGVIFSVLIMIAFAGPIGRYINKHPSIQMLALSFLLLISFMLIAEGGHLAHAAIGDFHIEAIPKGYLYFAIAFSTLVQMLVLRMDKKSEPVILHSALQEAEERNLLQ; from the coding sequence ATGTTTGAAGGATTAGCGGAACTGATTGCCTCGCCACAGGCCTGGACAGCCCTATTGACCTTGACCTTTATGGAGGTTATTTTGGGGATTGATAATATTGTCTTTATCTCGATTGTGGCCAACAAGCTTTCTAAGGAAGAGCAGCCCAAGGCGCGCAATATCGGCTTATTGTTGGCGATGGTGCTTCGGGTGATTCTTTTGTTTGGTATCTCTATTATGTTGCAGTACCTCACGGCTAGCTGGGGAGACCTCCACATTTTGAGTTTTCATGCACAGCCCAATGGGCAGGCGATTGTCTTAATTTTGGGAGGGGTATTTTTGCTCTACAAAACCATTAAGGAGATTCATCATAAATTGGAGGGGCACAACCCCGATAACAACGATGGAACGGGAGCCAAGCTGATGGATGTCATTATACAGATTACCATTATCAACATGGTCTTTTCGGTAGACTCTATTCTAACGGCTATTGGCCTGACCCAAGACCTGACACAGAGCGATTTGAACGCCTTGCCGGTCATGATTTTGGGGGTTATCTTTTCGGTACTGATTATGATTGCCTTTGCTGGCCCAATTGGTCGCTATATCAATAAGCACCCATCGATTCAGATGCTGGCGCTATCCTTTTTGCTCCTCATTTCTTTTATGTTGATTGCAGAGGGTGGACATTTGGCCCATGCGGCAATTGGAGACTTCCATATTGAGGCAATACCTAAGGGCTATTTGTACTTTGCCATTGCCTTTTCTACCCTAGTACAGATGTTAGTTTTGCGGATGGACAAGAAGTCGGAGCCCGTTATTTTGCATTCTGCCTTGCAAGAGGCCGAAGAGCGGAACCTCCTACAATAA